Proteins encoded in a region of the Prunus persica cultivar Lovell chromosome G4, Prunus_persica_NCBIv2, whole genome shotgun sequence genome:
- the LOC18778790 gene encoding uncharacterized protein LOC18778790 codes for MPMSSSNTWLLSLKVVLISTGLVSMAVALKLSAPVVSDIVASQVPSLWSSALSWLRPPYLYILINCIIISIVASSKLHPRPEDSSPEIIAVPAPVTPVKISGEVVRTDYAAYDAVVLNEYGYDANVLPKVPDSYESAGGVVVEARISEAAENEKKEKSDDREAVDGGDEAVRVSTPVRTRLQRKDSMEFWLNENEKPPVSSRFGHRKSARASPEGGKSLGVAKPKRQDTLESTWKTITEGRSMPLTRHLKKSDTWDTHVRSMDQNTPPKSKMNKSETFPDRSSATVNSPSLLSPSTGSARLRKEPSLSQDDLNRRVEAFIKKFNEEMRLQRQESLNQYQEMIRSGARTPLAH; via the exons ATGCCGATGAGCTCGAGCAACACCTGGTTACTCTCTCTCAAGGTCGTTCTCATCTCCACCGGTTTGGTGTCCATGGCCGTGGCGCTAAAGCTCTCAGCTCCAGTAGTTTCGGACATCGTCGCCTCCCAAGTCCCTTCTCTCTGGAGCTCAGCGCTCTCCTGGCTCAGACCTCCATACCTCTACATCCTCATCAACTGCATCATCATCAGCATCGTCGCCTCCTCCAAGCTCCATCCGAGACCCGAAGATTCGTCACCGGAGATCATCGCCGTCCCTGCGCCAGTGACTCCGGTGAAGATCTCCGGAGAAGTCGTGAGGACCGACTACGCGGCGTACGACGCCGTCGTTTTGAACGAGTACGGTTACGATGCGAATGTGTTGCCGAAGGTTCCAGATTCGTACGAATCGGCCGGTGGAGTGGTGGTGGAAGCTAGGATTTCGGAGGCAGCGGAGAatgagaagaaggagaagagcgATGATCGAGAGGCGGTGGACGGCGGCGATGAGGCCGTACGGGTGTCGACGCCTGTACGGACGCGTTTGCAGAGGAAAGACTCTATGGAGTTTTGGTTGAACGAGAACGAGAAACCTCCCGTTTCTTCTAGATTTGGTCATAGAAAATCCGCCAGAGCTAGCCCTGAAG GAGGGAAATCGTTGGGAGTGGCGAAGCCGAAGCGGCAGGACACGCTTGAGAGCACGTGGAAGACGATAACGGAGGGGCGTTCGATGCCGTTAACGAGGCACCTGAAGAAGTCCGACACGTGGGATACGCACGTTCGGAGTATGGACCAGAACACGCCTCCCAAGTCCAAGATGAACAAGTCCGAGACGTTCCCGGACCGGAGCAGCGCAACCGTTAACTCGCCATCGCTGCTGAGTCCGTCGACCGGGTCGGCTCGGCTCAGGAAGGAACCGTCGCTGAGTCAGGACGATTTGAACCGCCGGGTGGAGGCGTTCATCAAGAAGTTCAACGAGGAGATGAGGCTGCAGAGGCAGGAGTCCTTGAATCAGTACCAGGAGATGATTAGAAGTGGAGCCCGGACTCCATTGGCTCATtag
- the LOC18779015 gene encoding probable ADP-ribosylation factor GTPase-activating protein AGD5 yields the protein MNEKANVTKELNAKHRKILEGLLKLPENRECADCKAKGPRWASVNLGIFVCMQCSGIHRSLGVHISKVRSATLDTWLPEQVAFIQSMGNEKANSYWEAELPPNYDRVGIENFIRAKYEDKRWVSRDGQPKPPSRGWEEKTSTHWQRPGERSGHGYVGNSEKTFEERKNIQSASTQQSVPAARISLPDPPKGPEQVVHVPRPQDVQKIEPAVLPAAATKQVVDTAPPAPPKVDYAIDLFNMLSVDDGPSENGSDAASAEDNDWAGFQSAEKALTAAEKASTAEKTAPSSEAGSHSKSSSGIEDLFKDVPSLTPVSEKPQKDLKNDIMSLFEKSSMVSPFAMHQQQLAMLAQQQSLLMAAAAKSAGMDQKFPGIIQQPVSNGSNLPSQSWPNVGYQIPGLMMPVDGQADLQKVTQSQTKIMGPAHPLGSSVPYSTSSFYNMAQVNPVNGAKNDGANNTQSPSPISSATSAQSAKDYDFSSLTQGMFAKQ from the exons ATGAACGAGAAGGCCAACGTTACCAAGGAGCTCAACGCCAAGCACAGAAAG ATACTGGAAGGGCTTCTTAAATTGCCAGAGAATAGGGAATGTGCTGACTGCAAAGCTAA GGGTCCAAGATGGGCTAGCGTGAATTTAGGTATCTTTGTATGCATGCAGTGTTCTGGGATCCACAGAAGTCTTGGGGTACACATATCGAAG GTGCGATCTGCTACTTTGGACACATGGCTTCCAGAGCAGGTTGCTTTTATCCAAT CAATGGGAAATGAGAAGGCAAATAGTTACTGGGAAGCAGAGCTACCTCCAAACTATGACAGAGTTGGAATTGAGAATTTTATTCGTGCAAA GTATGAAGATAAGAGATGGGTTTCTAGGGATGGACAACCAAAACCACCTTCTAGAGGATGGGAAGAAAAGACTTCCACACATTGGCAGAGACCTGGAGAAAGAAGTGGGCATGGGTATGTAGGAAATTCTGAAAAAACTTTTGAGGAAAGGAAGAACATTCAATCAGCTAGTACACAACAAAGTGTTCCTGCTGCAAGAATCAGTCTTCCTGATCCTCCAAAAGGTCCTGAACAG GTTGTACATGTCCCAAGACCGCAAGATGTTCAGAAAATAGAACCAGCAGTTCTGCCAGCTGCAGCAACAAAGCAAGTTGTTGACACTGCTCCTCCTGCCCCTCCAAAAGTTGATTATGCTATTGACCTTTTCAACATGCTTTCAGTGGATGATGGTCCAAGTGAGAATGGTTCAGATGCAGCATCTGCTGAAGATAATGATTGGGCAGGTTTTCAGT CTGCTGAAAAGGCATTGACAGCTGCTGAAAAGGCATCGACAGCTGAGAAAACTGCTCCATCGAGTGAAGCAGGGAGCCATAGTAAATCTTCATCAGGAATTGAGGATCTATTTAAAGATGTACCTTCACTGACACCtgtttcagagaaaccccagAAAGACTTAAAAAATGATATTATGAGTCTTTTTGAAAAG TCCAGCATGGTGTCACCCTTCGCCATGCATCAGCAGCAACTTGCAATGCTGGCTCAGCAGCAGTCTCTTCTCATGGCTGCTGCAGCTAAATCTGCTGGCATGGATCAAAAGTTTCCTGGTATTATTCAACAACCTGTGTCCAATGGAAGCAATTTACCCTCTCAAAGTTGGCCAAATGTTGGCTACCAAATTCCAGGATTGATGATGCCTGTAGATGGACAGGCTGACCTACAGAAAGTTACACAG aGTCAGACAAAGATCATGGGACCGGCACATCCACTGGGGAGCTCTGTTCCATATTCAACATCTAG CTTTTATAATATGGCCCAAGTTAACCCAGTTAATGGCGCGAAAAACGATGGAGCGAATAATACTCAATCTCCTTCTCCCATATCATCTGCGACTTCTGCACAATCGGCAAAAGATTATGATTTCTCATCTTTAACACAAGGGATGTTTGCAAAACAGTGA